The Drosophila sulfurigaster albostrigata strain 15112-1811.04 chromosome 3, ASM2355843v2, whole genome shotgun sequence genomic sequence CAAGTGCTGGCAGATAATTTCAAAAGTTAATCCCGTTAGGtaattaactaaattttatgTATGCGGCAGTATATGTAAAATTATTTGCGTTCTGCGCTCATTAGAAACTTTACTCAGATAACATTGACTTTTCAGCTCTCACTTTATTTCAAACTCGAATTTATTGACACCAAATACATTACAGACAGAcacaagtttttatttaattatgctgCTTGAAAATGCAGCTTATGGTCTacttttgattcaatttattgcattgGTAAGTACATAACTGCTTAAGTATTCTTCATTGCAATTCTGATTTCATTCCAGTCACATTTGCCatatggcaatggcaaaacCCTGGCAGACAACGTCGCAGTGCTAGATGGAACTGAAGCCATGCGAAGCAACTCAACTGTGCAGCCACAAAATGCGACCACAGTGAATACAAATAGCACAGAAATTAAGCAAAGTGTGGATGCTACGATAATACTTTCCACCTCAAAGTCTAAGCATGTGCAGCATATTAGGCGTAGGCGTGAATATGAAGCCGCGATTCCTTACGATTTTCACACAGCGCATATGCCGTGCGATATCGATTCACCTCACATCCTGCGATATATCGAGACGTTTCCCAATCAATGTATTTGGATGGTAAACGTACGATATCAACACGAGAATCTGTATCGTATTTTTAAGCTCTATCAATTGGAAGCGCATTTCTTTGGTCAGTATGCTGAGCGCTTGAAGCGCTACGAAGTTGATCCACATTATTTCATGTATTCATAAATTTGCTTAAACACTAGataatttaacataaatatacaaataaaatatgcaaccAATTTACTAATTGCATTAACGATCGTTCGATTTCTTTCATTGCTAATGGCcacaatcaatcaaaaaatTGCGCTTTcgttaaattcatttatcCAAAAGCAAATGAGGTGTTTCGCTTAAGTGATTCGGCGAGTGGGTTTTTCATCTGACAATTCGCATAACATTtgtgtaatttgtaatttcgtGGATCATCAATCAGCTGTCGGCAGCTGACGATGCTCTGCGATTTCTCTCACAGTCATCCTcccacacacaagcacacaaccagaatgaaataaagaagaaaCTTCGAATCAAACTTAACGCATTGATTTATCGATGAGTtgccaaaatgaaaagagCGATAAGAGAATGAGAAACAAAGTCTGAGGCGAGGAAATGGAAAGAAAAGTTTGCCTTCAATCTAATTAGAGGCATTTTAGTGGCCACACCCAAGTGCAGTCTAGTCTCTGCACACGTTTGCATTTtcaacagcaagcagcaaagcagcagccagccaTGAAAAATGTTGCCTTTATGGCGTCTTCCTGCTTCCGGTTTCCTGAGACAAACTGCCATCAAGTCAGcgccgacgtcgacgtcgacgtcttTCAACCATGTTTTTTGGCATCGCTTGCTGGccacataaattgcattttcctGACCAAGTTGTGCACGAACTTTACTCCCCAAGTCTGCATATCTAATTGCACAATGTGATAATATTACAAAGCCCTGCAATGACTTATGCATTCTAGATTATTCATTTCAGTTttgtgctttctttttttttataagttgCTAGTTCTTATATTATGCACATTCCACGTTGTGTAATGCCAACAATGCGTACATCAAATAAGTATTTCAATTCAGCTACGCAATGAACAACATTCGTCGCTGGCCAAAAACGTATACTTAAGGTTTTGAAAATAAGGTTTGACAGACTAAGCTAATACCTGGCATTATCTTCATTGTATTTCTAGTATTGTGTGCGAGTTGAAGCAATTGACTacacttttaaaaaattcttctTGGAAAATTAGACTTGAGAGAATTTATTAAGTGGacctttttcattttttcatttcactcTGTTCATCGCATtaatatttccaaattttatattataactatatttattatagtgaacctttattttaattagtatgTTTCATACCaagtttattatataattttgctCAACTATAGAGCTAAAATATGCTGACATGTCCCTATCAGAAaactgttttaaaatatactaaaataaattcttagttttaaatatatttttatatatttaatactctaaggtatattttgaatgtagtactataatatatcaatgtaccatatatagcctttggttttttttagtattttaagttatattaattaggtattttttaagaaatatataacaatgttttgtttttataaaaaaaggctcttatactttatttttcccatcaataaaatattaacatgCATTCTTCAGTGAATGTTCATGTGAAAAACACGTTGAGTGTTCGGTTAAGCTACCCGATTTGCATACAGTTCATAGTGGGGTATAAAGTTGGTCTCTCTAGGTTCTTGCCCAGACTccaggcaactggcaacttttCCACATGAACAGAGtgaaaagttgaaattgaGTTTTGTTAAtgcagacatacacacacacatacacagccaGAGAAAGAGGCGCACGcacgcacacgcatacaaGCACAGTCGGAAAGAGACATATATACACTTGGGAACATTTTTGCGTGCGGCGATAACACAAAGGGAGCAAACcaggaactggaactggagatggagatggagaaggagaaggagaaggagatggGGAAAGAGAAGCAGCATCGACGTATTTTCCATCGTAAAAGCCGAACAAACGTCGAGACGCCCTGCAGAAGTCCCAGTGGCAAAGTTTTTGGCgcagtcaacaacaacatggaaAGAGTGGGCAGAGGAGGGGGAAGAGGAGCAAGGAGTGCGCCTGGTTGTTGACGACGTAAAATCTAAAGGCGCAGAAGTTGCCGTAAGCGAAGAGGTGCGTCAGACAGACACTTTTGACTAGAATGAAGGATGTAGTGAATCCTTCActgcacacacagagagagtgggagagacaATGCGGgcagcatttaaaattttaatgtctttgcaataaaattattgactCAACTCGGTTCGTTGACTTGGCCCAAGCTCAGCTAAACaactccctccctctctcattttctccctctctctttcgttctctATCTCTGCTACCAGCTGCTACTGTTTTATAGAGAACGGGGGCGGGGTTTTACAAACTATTCAGATGCTTGGACAAATTGGCCAGGTTGAGCATGCTGCCTTGGCTTGTTATacgttttaattaatattaaattacaaatcaaGTGCATGCAGCTGAAAGCAATAGAAAGCACACTttaagatacacacacacacacacacagacacagagataCCCACTCTAGATTGAGATACAGCTAacctaaaataaatttatgtgaaagaaaataataaaacatttgcgGGAGCGCCATTTGgagttgtttttgctgttgccaaataatttgtatcattaaaattttacGGGAatttatgttgctgctgctgtttctggcTGTGTtatccttgttgttgctttcctttttttggaCACGTAAATTTCTATGCAAAGCTCGTTTGTTTCCTTTCATTTTGCCTTCcgcttctgttttttttttgctgctttcgatcttttttatttgttcatcTCTTTTGACCAGCTGCCCGCACCCGCTGCCCGAAAAAgtaagcaacaatttttggctCGCTCCTTGGCTCCTTTaggattttatttatttatttccggAAACGTGCTCTGGAGATTTTCGAAGCATACTTGAGAGCTGCCAaccaagagcaacagcaacagcaacgtccCAGTGCTTAgttaacatacacacacatacacaaatataaatacacgcacaaatgcaaacacactTACACATAGCAACAATCAAACGCGTCCGCTTTTCATGTAGTTCATTAAGTTTTTCGCGTGTTCGTCCTAGGATACCCTGGCAACGCCAATGCTAAAGGGTATGCCAGAAAGTCGCAGTTCAGTTGCGATAGGCAATCAGAAAATTGTTGTCGGTAATtaactttcttttttattttgaattcattaaaaatgaacaaCTCTTGCGGCTTTGCAGCGCATCTTTTGATTTATCTTTTTGCTACGTTTCGAGCACATCTCTAGGTCGAGCACTTGATGATGAAACGTACCGTTTGCTATCCTGTTGTCTCAATGCCAAAGAGTCCCAAAAGGCCAAAACATCCCCACCACCACCCCCACATCCTCCCCATCGACACTAAGCTGACTCGTTGCGTGTGTCCCAGGCGCCAATTGCCACGGCTGTTCAACGCTGTCCAAGTTCAGCATTGACCAGAGAGAAGAGCGGGGAGAGAGAGCCGTGAGCCTCGACTCGACGCCTAAtgaaaacacaataaaaattttgcGCTATTCTGCTTTCCCAAGTGGCTGTGAAATTTTGATGACTTTGTCAGCTAACGGCAATTGCCAAAACTCATAGCCCAAATGGACacgcagcttcagctttatcCGTGCCGCGTCCTGAGTATAAAAAGCCTCTTCAAGTGGGCTGACCCCGCCCTCTGTTCTCCTTCCCCAAGCACCACTCTAAGCACagaatagagagagaaagagagaactgAAGAGAGATGTGAATTACACTCGAGTTTAGTTTACAGTAATTAAGTTCACAGTTCTtgagcaaaaaacaaatgcttaaaacattttgaagACACTTTCTTCCATCGTTATTGTGAAGTTGAAATTATGAATTGAGCAATTACGTATTAGGCTCATAGCATTTTGAGCAAGACCATAGATAGATCATCTTTATGccttgatgatgatgatgacgggTGCGTCTTATTAAAACTGCTTAAGAAGAGTGCCTAAGAAATTACGTCAAAAGAAGATGCTTTATGTGAAATTTTGTGCTTAAAAAAAAGGATAAAAAGTGAGTTTAAATTTCCAATCGAAATGTGATTTGTCAATGACTATTtgacaaaatcaaaatattataatttcaaatgtagcctaaaaaatataatgagCAGGCTTAAGTGCttaaatgatgatgatgagtccgactttttataaatagttaaagaaAAGAAGTAAATAATCATGTTTAAGCAGAGATTTTCCGTTTATTACAAAGCATAAATGTGTAATCAGAATGTGTTATATGAGGAAAGTAAAAATAAGTTCACCCTATGAAGCCcaaaaaactataatttttagctgttttttacaaaatagtgaaaaaaaatgaaattcataagTATCCGAAGAAAGCTTAATAACTTGAATGCGATAATGACGATGTTCTTCTTATTAAATTAAGCAGGTCCTACAAGAATAACTCTAAAGCatgcataaatttcatattcatttgcTGGAATCGAGTAGAGTTAATTTCAAACgagaaatatttttagcaggcct encodes the following:
- the LOC133841876 gene encoding uncharacterized protein LOC133841876 — protein: MLLENAAYGLLLIQFIALSHLPYGNGKTLADNVAVLDGTEAMRSNSTVQPQNATTVNTNSTEIKQSVDATIILSTSKSKHVQHIRRRREYEAAIPYDFHTAHMPCDIDSPHILRYIETFPNQCIWMVNVRYQHENLYRIFKLYQLEAHFFGQYAERLKRYEVDPHYFMYS